A single Tenacibaculum sp. 190524A02b DNA region contains:
- the hemA gene encoding glutamyl-tRNA reductase: MYTDNNRPTKFYNIGVSYVKADANTRGKFSLSKENQLALLTAAKEKGLDGVFVLSTCNRTEITGFAEHPFQLISMLCDYSNGSVEEFAKVSYVNKGQDAIQHLFRMGTGLDSQILGDYEIVGQLRQAFKLAKEAGTTNAYLERLLNCVMQASKRVKNETKLSSGTTSVSYAAVQYLIKNLPDYNTKNILVFGLGKMGKHTCKNLAEYTKNKTVSLVNRTEEKTKEFVKEHPFIREASYNNLKEEIANADVLIVSTGADKPTVTSEYISGKELLILDLSMPANVAKEVSEKENITLVNVDELSKITDETLAIRQQEIPVAEAIIDTHKEEFNEWLSHRKFTPAINALKQSLLAIQKDEINFHKKKIEDFNEEHAEVITSRFIQKITTQFVKHLKDENTSINQSIEVMSRVFGTTLQSVNAEDN, encoded by the coding sequence ATGTATACAGATAATAACAGACCTACTAAATTCTATAACATTGGTGTTAGCTATGTTAAAGCAGATGCCAATACAAGAGGAAAATTCTCTCTATCTAAAGAAAACCAATTAGCACTTTTAACAGCTGCAAAAGAAAAAGGTTTAGATGGAGTTTTTGTACTATCTACATGTAACAGGACAGAAATAACTGGTTTTGCTGAACACCCATTTCAATTAATAAGCATGTTATGTGATTATTCTAATGGTTCAGTAGAGGAGTTTGCTAAAGTTTCATATGTAAATAAAGGGCAAGACGCTATTCAACATTTATTTAGAATGGGAACTGGACTAGATAGCCAAATTTTAGGTGATTATGAAATTGTTGGCCAACTTAGACAAGCATTTAAACTAGCAAAAGAAGCAGGAACAACCAATGCGTATTTAGAACGTTTGCTAAATTGCGTTATGCAAGCTAGTAAACGAGTTAAGAACGAAACAAAATTAAGCTCAGGAACAACTTCAGTATCATATGCAGCGGTACAATATTTAATTAAGAATTTACCAGATTACAATACTAAAAATATCTTAGTATTTGGTTTGGGAAAAATGGGGAAGCATACCTGCAAAAACTTAGCTGAGTATACCAAAAATAAAACCGTTAGTTTAGTAAATAGAACGGAAGAGAAAACAAAAGAGTTTGTTAAAGAACACCCATTTATTAGAGAAGCTAGCTATAACAACTTAAAAGAAGAAATAGCCAATGCAGATGTATTGATAGTATCTACAGGAGCAGATAAACCAACAGTAACTTCTGAGTATATATCTGGTAAAGAATTATTGATTTTAGATTTATCTATGCCAGCAAATGTAGCAAAAGAAGTATCTGAAAAAGAAAATATCACATTGGTGAATGTTGATGAATTATCTAAGATAACGGATGAAACATTGGCTATAAGACAACAAGAAATACCTGTTGCAGAAGCAATTATAGATACACATAAAGAAGAGTTTAATGAATGGTTGAGTCATAGAAAGTTTACACCTGCTATAAATGCATTAAAACAATCTCTACTAGCTATTCAGAAAGATGAAATAAACTTTCATAAGAAAAAAATAGAAGATTTTAACGAGGAACACGCTGAAGTAATTACCTCAAGATTTATTCAAAAAATAACTACACAGTTCGTAAAACACTTAAAAGATGAAAATACTTCAATAAATCAAAGTATTGAAGTAATGTCAAGAGTATTCGGAACAACTTTACAATCAGTTAATGCAGAAGATAATTAG
- a CDS encoding lipocalin family protein, whose amino-acid sequence MKKLFFLLISVSIITSCSKDENTQPQKQTENSDSIVGIWTLQKNNGFEVNDCEKKSTYTIKNDNTYTYNQFTVTNSNCTESTKNFQKGEWKNNNNGTYYFKRHGFTSGGDIPIKFENNNETMIIGRFTWIKK is encoded by the coding sequence ATGAAAAAACTATTTTTTTTATTAATCTCAGTATCCATTATCACTTCGTGCTCTAAAGACGAAAACACTCAACCCCAAAAACAAACTGAAAACTCTGATTCCATTGTTGGTATATGGACACTTCAAAAAAATAACGGCTTTGAAGTTAATGATTGTGAAAAGAAAAGTACCTACACTATTAAAAATGACAATACATATACTTATAACCAGTTTACTGTAACTAATAGCAACTGTACAGAATCTACTAAAAATTTTCAAAAAGGAGAATGGAAAAACAATAATAACGGAACCTATTATTTTAAACGTCATGGTTTCACTTCTGGAGGTGACATCCCTATTAAATTTGAAAACAATAATGAAACAATGATCATTGGACGTTTTACCTGGATAAAGAAATAG
- the hemL gene encoding glutamate-1-semialdehyde 2,1-aminomutase — translation MFKKSQELYNKGLENLVGAVNSPVRAFASVGGNPLFIKKAKGSKITDVDGNSYIDLVLSYGPMILGHRHKKVQKAITKALQNGYSFGASTRNEIKLAKIVCDAFPGMDKVRFVNSGTEAVLSGIRLARAYTGKDKIIKFSGCYHGHQDALLVAAGSGLATLSLPGSKGVPEGAVKNTLIANYNDLESVKAHFESHDDIAGVILEPVAGNMGVVTPQNNFLKELKEYVNSKGALLIVDEVMTGFRSKFGGAQELFEVEADITCLGKVIGGGFPVGAYGARNEIMEMVAPLGGMYQAGTLSGNPIAMAAGISTLTELKKQNPYDKFNEIAQIIEVFLLESAKKYGVEITVNRFGSMINPFFSNKTVTNFEEAQSSDTKKFATFFWEMIKNGVFLPPSQFEAWFLSSAISEKDIKKIAKAIDKSMEAVSKM, via the coding sequence ATGTTTAAAAAATCACAAGAATTATATAATAAAGGGCTAGAAAATCTAGTTGGAGCAGTGAATTCACCCGTAAGAGCTTTTGCTTCAGTAGGAGGGAACCCATTATTTATAAAAAAGGCAAAAGGAAGTAAGATCACCGATGTTGATGGTAACTCTTATATAGACTTAGTATTGTCTTACGGACCTATGATTTTAGGACACCGTCATAAAAAAGTTCAAAAAGCAATTACAAAAGCTTTACAAAATGGCTATTCATTTGGAGCTTCAACTAGAAACGAAATAAAATTAGCAAAAATTGTATGTGACGCTTTTCCAGGGATGGATAAAGTACGTTTTGTAAACTCAGGAACGGAAGCTGTTTTAAGTGGAATCCGTTTAGCAAGAGCTTACACAGGAAAAGACAAAATTATTAAGTTTTCAGGATGTTATCATGGACATCAAGATGCTTTATTAGTAGCAGCTGGATCAGGATTAGCTACATTAAGTTTACCTGGAAGTAAAGGAGTACCTGAAGGAGCCGTGAAAAATACATTAATAGCAAATTATAATGATTTAGAAAGTGTTAAAGCACATTTTGAAAGTCATGATGATATTGCTGGAGTTATTTTAGAGCCTGTAGCTGGTAACATGGGTGTTGTAACTCCGCAAAATAATTTCTTAAAAGAGTTAAAAGAATATGTAAACTCTAAAGGAGCTTTATTGATTGTAGATGAAGTAATGACAGGATTCCGTTCAAAATTCGGAGGAGCTCAAGAACTTTTTGAAGTAGAAGCGGACATTACTTGTTTAGGTAAAGTAATTGGAGGAGGATTTCCTGTAGGAGCTTATGGAGCAAGAAATGAAATAATGGAAATGGTAGCTCCACTAGGAGGAATGTACCAAGCTGGAACATTAAGTGGTAATCCAATAGCAATGGCTGCAGGAATTTCTACATTAACAGAATTAAAAAAGCAAAATCCGTATGATAAGTTTAATGAAATAGCTCAAATTATTGAAGTATTTTTATTAGAGTCAGCAAAAAAGTATGGTGTAGAAATTACCGTAAATAGATTTGGTTCTATGATTAATCCTTTTTTCAGTAATAAGACAGTTACTAATTTTGAAGAAGCACAAAGCTCAGATACAAAGAAGTTTGCCACTTTCTTTTGGGAAATGATAAAAAACGGTGTTTTCCTACCACCTTCGCAATTTGAAGCATGGTTCTTATCTTCAGCTATTTCTGAAAAAGATATAAAGAAAATAGCAAAAGCTATAGATAAGTCTATGGAAGCTGTATCAAAAATGTAA
- a CDS encoding CopD family protein produces MDFLYIKALHIIFVVTWFAGLFYIVRLFIYHVEAEKKEEPAKEILQTQYKLMEKRLWYIITWPSAILASFFAFWMLYKNPIYLEMPWMHVKLSFVLALYFYHAACHKIFKQLQNNIIKYSALKLRIWNEVATIILFAVVFLVVLQNAINWIWGVIGIVLVSLLLMFSVKLYKKIRAQKSWDKYEKQLLDEDKKSTNKQ; encoded by the coding sequence ATGGATTTCTTATACATAAAAGCCCTACATATTATATTTGTAGTTACTTGGTTTGCGGGTTTATTTTATATTGTTAGATTATTTATCTATCATGTAGAAGCTGAAAAAAAAGAAGAACCTGCTAAAGAAATACTACAAACACAGTACAAGTTAATGGAAAAACGTTTATGGTACATTATCACTTGGCCTTCGGCTATACTTGCTAGTTTCTTTGCTTTTTGGATGCTTTACAAAAACCCTATTTATTTAGAAATGCCGTGGATGCACGTAAAGCTATCTTTTGTTCTAGCTTTGTATTTCTATCACGCCGCTTGTCATAAAATATTTAAACAATTGCAAAATAATATTATTAAATATTCTGCTTTAAAACTTAGAATATGGAATGAGGTAGCTACTATTATACTCTTTGCTGTTGTATTTTTAGTGGTATTGCAAAATGCTATTAATTGGATTTGGGGCGTAATAGGCATTGTACTAGTTTCGCTTTTACTAATGTTTAGTGTAAAACTTTATAAAAAAATACGTGCACAAAAAAGTTGGGACAAATACGAGAAACAATTGTTAGACGAAGACAAAAAATCAACTAACAAACAATAA
- the recR gene encoding recombination mediator RecR translates to MDFSSKLLENAVNEVSRLPGIGKRTALRLVLHLLKQPNEHTKYLTEALSTLRNEVKSCRKCHNISDTLLCDICANPNRNEEIVCVVEDIRDVMAIENTAQYKGLYHVLGGKISPIEGIGPQNLQIESLVDKVKNGEIKELIFALSSTMEGDTTNFYIYKQVEQYNVKTSTIARGISVGDELQFADEVTLGRSIINRIPFIQSIKG, encoded by the coding sequence ATGGATTTTTCTTCAAAATTATTAGAGAATGCGGTTAATGAGGTGAGTAGACTGCCTGGTATTGGTAAACGAACTGCATTAAGGTTAGTATTACATTTATTAAAACAGCCTAATGAGCATACAAAATATTTAACAGAAGCACTTTCAACATTAAGAAATGAAGTAAAGTCATGTAGAAAATGCCATAATATTTCTGATACTTTATTGTGTGATATATGTGCAAACCCCAATAGAAATGAAGAAATAGTTTGTGTAGTGGAAGATATTAGAGATGTAATGGCAATAGAAAATACGGCACAATACAAAGGATTGTACCATGTCTTGGGAGGTAAAATATCACCAATTGAAGGGATAGGGCCACAAAACTTACAAATTGAATCTTTAGTGGATAAAGTAAAAAATGGAGAAATAAAAGAATTGATATTTGCTTTGAGCTCAACTATGGAGGGAGATACAACCAACTTTTATATTTATAAACAAGTTGAACAGTATAATGTTAAAACATCTACAATTGCAAGAGGTATTTCTGTAGGAGATGAACTTCAATTTGCAGATGAAGTTACATTAGGCAGAAGTATAATAAACAGAATCCCTTTTATTCAAAGTATTAAAGGGTAA
- a CDS encoding TrmH family RNA methyltransferase translates to MKQLTHYDIENPQETFPITIVCDAIRTPENIGMCFRIAESFGVSKIYLHESSPSLDNRIVKKTARNTINQIKKESYDNFPAIIEKLKNEGNTIIGIEITDKSININNYDFKAHQKIVLLLGSERHGVSDVNLADTTIAIPMYGRNSSMNVVHSLAITLYEVTNQLIEINK, encoded by the coding sequence ATGAAACAACTTACGCATTATGATATAGAAAATCCGCAAGAAACATTTCCTATAACTATTGTTTGTGACGCTATACGGACACCTGAAAATATAGGTATGTGCTTTAGAATAGCAGAAAGTTTTGGAGTTTCTAAAATATACTTACACGAAAGCTCTCCCTCATTAGATAACAGGATTGTAAAAAAAACTGCTAGAAATACAATTAATCAAATTAAAAAAGAAAGTTATGATAATTTTCCTGCTATTATTGAGAAATTGAAAAATGAAGGAAATACAATTATTGGTATTGAAATAACCGATAAAAGCATAAACATTAATAATTACGATTTTAAAGCTCACCAAAAAATTGTATTACTTTTGGGAAGCGAAAGGCATGGGGTTTCTGATGTAAATTTAGCCGACACTACCATAGCTATACCTATGTATGGAAGGAATTCATCTATGAATGTTGTTCATAGCCTAGCAATTACCTTATACGAAGTAACTAATCAATTAATAGAAATTAACAAATAA
- the hemB gene encoding porphobilinogen synthase, with the protein MFRTRRLRKTESIRRLVRETKLSVDDFIYPLFIEEGTGIEVEIPSMPGIKRYSLDTISKELEEVVSLNIPAVLLFGVPSEKDDSGTETWNDEGIMQQAIRFIKEKYPSLYVITDVCFCEYTSHGHCGVIHNNDVDNDATLVNIAKQTISHAKAGADMVAPSGMMDGTIAMMREALDNSGYPNLPIMGYSVKYASAFYGPFRDAVDSAPSFGDRRTYQMDPSNRDEGLREATFDDEEGADILMVKPALSYLDIIRDLKNNFDRPIACYNVSGEYAMVKAAAEKGWIDGDRVMMESLLSMKRAGADIIITYFAKEAARALLNK; encoded by the coding sequence ATGTTTAGAACAAGAAGACTTAGAAAAACAGAAAGCATCCGCAGGTTAGTTAGAGAAACAAAACTATCTGTGGATGATTTTATTTACCCTCTGTTTATTGAAGAGGGAACAGGTATTGAAGTAGAGATTCCATCTATGCCTGGTATAAAGAGATATTCATTAGATACTATTTCTAAAGAACTAGAAGAAGTAGTGTCTTTAAATATTCCAGCAGTATTACTATTTGGAGTTCCTTCTGAAAAAGATGATTCAGGAACCGAAACTTGGAATGATGAAGGAATTATGCAACAAGCCATTCGATTTATTAAAGAAAAATATCCAAGTTTATATGTAATTACAGATGTTTGTTTTTGTGAATATACATCTCACGGTCATTGTGGAGTAATACACAATAATGATGTTGATAATGATGCTACTTTAGTAAATATAGCTAAGCAAACAATTTCTCATGCCAAAGCAGGAGCAGACATGGTAGCTCCATCAGGCATGATGGATGGTACTATTGCAATGATGCGTGAAGCTTTAGACAATTCAGGGTATCCAAATTTACCAATAATGGGGTATTCAGTGAAGTATGCATCAGCATTTTATGGACCATTTAGAGATGCAGTAGACTCAGCACCTTCTTTTGGCGATAGAAGAACCTATCAAATGGATCCTTCTAATAGAGATGAAGGTTTACGAGAAGCTACTTTTGATGATGAAGAAGGCGCAGATATTTTAATGGTAAAACCAGCATTATCTTATTTAGATATTATTAGAGATTTAAAAAATAATTTTGATAGACCTATAGCTTGTTACAATGTAAGTGGAGAGTATGCTATGGTAAAAGCAGCAGCAGAAAAAGGTTGGATTGATGGTGATAGAGTAATGATGGAGAGTTTGTTGTCAATGAAAAGAGCAGGGGCAGATATAATTATCACCTATTTTGCTAAAGAAGCGGCGAGAGCTTTGTTAAATAAATAG
- a CDS encoding AraC family transcriptional regulator, with amino-acid sequence MLENVAESTFREVSLEKGFFVLKFQNNSSKTEVYKRDINTSYIQLHYCVKGNCKFHFNNNNYTFNVLDKHSIFLYNPQQSLPINLEILPKTWLISVIISIEKFHSLFSKEAGYIPFLSENNKNKKYYDNTPINNNVLIVLQQIFAAKNHSSIRDLYVKGKTYELLSLHFDSGENTNDEYCPFLVDDKEVLKIRKAKDIIISKMTEPPSLQELANEVGLNLKKLKEGFKQIYGDTVYSFLFDYKMEEARKLLESNQYNVNEVGLQVGYSTSSHFIAAFKKKFGTTPKQYIINLNQ; translated from the coding sequence ATGTTAGAAAATGTCGCAGAAAGTACATTCAGAGAAGTATCACTTGAGAAAGGTTTTTTTGTTTTAAAATTCCAAAATAACTCCTCAAAAACAGAGGTTTACAAACGAGACATTAATACATCTTATATTCAATTACATTATTGTGTAAAAGGAAATTGCAAATTTCATTTTAACAACAATAATTATACTTTTAATGTATTAGATAAGCATTCTATTTTTTTATACAACCCCCAACAGAGTTTACCTATTAATTTGGAAATTTTACCTAAGACATGGTTAATATCAGTAATAATTTCTATCGAAAAATTTCACTCTCTTTTTTCAAAAGAAGCAGGCTACATTCCTTTTTTAAGTGAAAACAATAAAAATAAAAAGTATTATGACAATACACCTATTAACAATAATGTATTGATTGTATTACAACAAATTTTTGCTGCAAAAAATCATAGTTCTATTCGTGATTTATATGTAAAAGGTAAAACATATGAATTATTAAGCTTACATTTTGATAGTGGCGAAAACACAAATGATGAATATTGTCCGTTTTTAGTAGATGATAAAGAAGTTTTAAAAATTAGAAAAGCTAAAGATATTATTATTTCTAAAATGACCGAGCCTCCAAGTTTGCAAGAACTAGCTAATGAAGTTGGGTTAAATTTGAAAAAGCTTAAAGAAGGTTTTAAACAAATATATGGTGATACTGTATATAGTTTTTTATTTGATTATAAAATGGAAGAAGCTCGTAAATTACTAGAGAGTAATCAATATAATGTTAATGAAGTTGGGCTTCAAGTTGGATACAGTACATCAAGTCATTTTATTGCTGCTTTTAAAAAGAAGTTTGGAACTACACCAAAACAATACATAATCAACCTAAATCAGTAG
- the hemC gene encoding hydroxymethylbilane synthase → MQKIIRIGTRESELALWQANKVKKQLEELGYETTIVPIKSTGDIVLDRPIYELGIVGVFTKNLDIAMLNGDIDIAVHSMKDVPTVLPKGIVQAAVLKRANHNDILVLKDNEEFLGQPKGVIATGSLRRRAQWLNRYPTHEVEDLRGNVNTRLEKLDNSEWNGAVFAAAGLERIGKRPKGAISLSWMIPAPAQGAIMVTALEENTYVIDACEQINDRDTQTCTGIEREFLHRLEGGCTAPIGALAYINEVEKEINFKGVLLSRDGSKKIEISKKVPLGRHKFLAKDCAAYIIDRGGKLMMLEDEGIEKEFSVYSTKKLSEAQKKLLPTTVSVEDSDFIKIRFNRIAPKVVKQKIENVVITSKNGVEALLNSFTKEELQFENIYCVGRRTKKLIEERIGKVTHVERNARKLAQYMSGVLKGEKVTYFCSNIRLDTLSAILKANDVNVEEVEAYKTMLSPVKLSEKVNGVLFYSPSTVESYMKENEGDKIAFCIGETTANEAKKHFKEVQIAKMPTVESVLELVSLHFAKES, encoded by the coding sequence ATGCAGAAGATAATTAGAATTGGTACACGTGAAAGTGAACTAGCTTTATGGCAAGCCAATAAAGTAAAAAAACAATTAGAAGAGTTAGGGTATGAAACTACAATAGTACCTATTAAATCAACAGGAGATATTGTACTAGATAGACCTATTTATGAGTTAGGAATTGTAGGAGTGTTTACAAAAAACTTAGATATTGCCATGTTAAATGGTGATATAGATATTGCTGTACATTCTATGAAAGATGTACCAACGGTTTTGCCTAAAGGTATTGTACAAGCAGCTGTATTAAAAAGAGCGAATCATAACGATATTTTAGTTTTAAAAGATAACGAAGAATTTTTAGGTCAACCTAAAGGAGTAATAGCCACAGGTAGTTTACGAAGAAGAGCACAGTGGTTAAACAGATATCCAACACATGAGGTAGAAGACTTACGTGGTAATGTAAATACACGTTTAGAAAAGCTTGATAATAGCGAATGGAATGGAGCTGTATTTGCAGCTGCAGGTTTAGAAAGAATAGGAAAAAGACCTAAAGGAGCTATTTCATTATCATGGATGATACCAGCACCAGCACAAGGAGCAATTATGGTTACGGCTTTAGAGGAGAATACATATGTTATTGATGCTTGTGAGCAAATAAATGATAGAGACACTCAAACCTGTACAGGAATAGAAAGAGAGTTTTTACACCGTCTAGAAGGTGGATGTACTGCACCTATTGGAGCCTTGGCTTATATTAATGAAGTAGAAAAAGAAATTAATTTCAAAGGTGTTTTATTGAGTAGAGATGGTAGCAAAAAAATAGAGATAAGTAAAAAGGTACCATTAGGGAGGCATAAATTTTTGGCCAAAGATTGTGCTGCTTATATTATTGATAGAGGAGGAAAATTAATGATGTTGGAGGATGAAGGAATAGAAAAAGAATTTTCTGTTTATTCTACTAAAAAATTATCTGAAGCACAAAAAAAATTATTACCAACTACGGTAAGTGTTGAAGATAGTGATTTTATCAAAATACGATTTAATCGCATTGCTCCAAAAGTAGTGAAACAAAAAATAGAAAATGTTGTAATAACTAGTAAAAATGGTGTTGAAGCACTTTTAAATAGTTTTACAAAAGAAGAATTACAGTTTGAAAATATTTATTGTGTTGGAAGAAGGACAAAAAAGTTAATAGAAGAAAGAATAGGAAAAGTAACTCATGTAGAAAGAAATGCTAGAAAATTAGCTCAATATATGTCGGGAGTTTTAAAAGGAGAAAAAGTAACTTATTTCTGTAGTAACATCCGTCTAGATACTTTATCTGCTATTTTAAAAGCTAATGATGTTAATGTAGAGGAAGTAGAGGCATACAAAACAATGTTAAGTCCTGTAAAATTATCTGAAAAGGTGAATGGAGTATTATTTTATAGTCCTTCAACTGTTGAGAGTTACATGAAGGAGAATGAGGGAGATAAAATCGCTTTCTGTATAGGAGAAACTACAGCAAATGAAGCGAAGAAACATTTTAAAGAAGTACAAATAGCTAAAATGCCAACGGTAGAAAGTGTACTTGAGTTAGTTAGTTTACATTTTGCTAAAGAATCATAA
- the hemH gene encoding ferrochelatase, whose product MKGVLLVNLGSPDSTDPKDVKKYLGEFLMDERVIDVPLWLRTFIVKGIILNTRPKKSAEAYQKIWWKEGSPLIVLSERLQNKVQAKTDLPVALAMRYGKPSIKSGLQELYAKGVKDVLLVPLYPQFAMATTETILVLAEELRKKHFPDMKITDIPAFYNKPEYIKALSNSIKDYLSDKDYDHLLFSYHGVPERHIRKSDITKSHCKIDGSCCNTPSKAHEFCYRHQCYQTTKNVVKELGLDETKVSTSFQSRLGVDPWLQPYTDRTIVNKAEKEGIKKLAIVTPAFVSDCLETLEEIAMEGKHEFIEAGGEAFYTVPCINDNEEWVNVLSGWIHEFNN is encoded by the coding sequence ATGAAAGGAGTTTTGTTAGTAAACCTTGGGTCTCCAGATAGCACTGACCCAAAAGATGTAAAAAAATATTTAGGAGAATTCTTAATGGATGAACGTGTGATTGATGTTCCATTATGGCTACGTACCTTTATTGTAAAAGGTATTATACTCAATACGCGTCCTAAAAAATCTGCTGAGGCTTATCAAAAAATATGGTGGAAAGAAGGATCTCCTTTAATTGTTTTATCTGAACGCTTGCAGAATAAAGTACAAGCTAAAACTGATTTACCAGTGGCTTTAGCTATGCGTTATGGAAAACCTTCTATAAAATCTGGTTTACAAGAATTATACGCTAAAGGTGTAAAAGATGTTTTACTTGTTCCTCTATACCCTCAGTTTGCTATGGCTACTACAGAAACCATTTTAGTTTTAGCGGAAGAGTTACGTAAAAAACATTTCCCTGATATGAAAATTACGGATATACCTGCTTTTTACAACAAACCAGAATACATAAAAGCCCTATCAAATAGTATAAAGGATTATTTAAGTGATAAAGATTATGATCACTTATTATTCTCCTATCATGGTGTTCCTGAACGTCATATTAGAAAGTCTGACATTACCAAATCACATTGTAAAATTGACGGAAGTTGCTGTAATACGCCTTCAAAAGCTCATGAGTTCTGCTATAGACACCAGTGTTATCAAACTACAAAAAATGTGGTTAAAGAATTAGGCTTGGACGAAACTAAAGTATCGACTTCTTTTCAGTCTCGTTTAGGTGTTGATCCTTGGTTACAACCTTACACCGATAGAACTATAGTTAATAAAGCTGAAAAGGAAGGCATCAAAAAACTGGCAATCGTTACTCCTGCTTTTGTTTCTGACTGTTTAGAAACTTTAGAAGAGATTGCCATGGAAGGCAAACATGAATTTATAGAAGCTGGTGGAGAAGCTTTCTATACGGTTCCTTGTATTAATGACAATGAAGAATGGGTCAATGTTTTGAGTGGTTGGATTCATGAATTTAACAATTAA